Proteins encoded in a region of the Labrus bergylta chromosome 9, fLabBer1.1, whole genome shotgun sequence genome:
- the il21 gene encoding interleukin-21: protein MYKKVSDTTVCISSKSSEKHLLVDLVPFAARSDNMKPIVFFCLFAACCFSLAATNRTERSQESRKLEEVLRHLRAVKESLQQTELLLNTPPQNIQDCCCLPALQCFRDNLPVQNGAEKKRVRLFKSLNHPLTEKGLNFCATGNNLASCQSCTSHPKQNATIFFNRLETLIQSAFTRLTN, encoded by the exons ATGTATAAAAAGGTAAGCGACACCACCGTCTGCATTTCCAGTAAATCTTCTGAAAAGCATCTTTTGGTTGATCTGGTTCCCTTTGCAGCTCGCTCTGACAACATGAAGCCCATtgtctttttttgcctttttgcagCCTGCTGCTTCTCTCTGGCCGCCACAAACAGGACTGAACGATCACAGGAGAGCAGAAAACTAGAAGAAGTCCTGAGACATCTGAGGGCTGTGAAAGAAAGCCTGCAG CAGACCGAGCTGCTGCTGAATACTCCACCACAGAATAtccag GACTGCTGCTGTCTGCCAGCCTTGCAGTGTTTTCGGGATAACCTGCCGGTGCAAAACGGTGCAGAAAAGAAGCGAGTCAGACTCTTCAAGAGCCTTAACCACCCGCTGACC GAGAAAGGTCTGAACTTCTGTGCTACAGGAAATAATCTG GCCAGCTGCCAAAGCTGCACCTCACATCCCAAACAAAATGCGACGATATTCTTCAACAGACTGGAGACTCTTATCCAAAgt GCCTTCACCAGACTGACAAACTGA